One segment of Streptomyces sp. TG1A-8 DNA contains the following:
- a CDS encoding helix-turn-helix domain-containing protein, whose product MTESPAHPLPPPGERRRLRKAASLTRAQLAERIGVDRAAVRAWETGRAAPAGPRGEAYARLLAGLAQPGTGRAGPATAPSAWAPAPGGRGDAQRPAAVGGGATGPAGVPSLTPAQAFDALHAFCTPALVRQTYLLTGRRGLARESVERAFHLAWQRWPEVARDRDPAGWVRAAAYEYALSPWHRFRPRHRHPEPQPADPAHRALLDALLRLPPSYRRTLVLYDGVGLDLPETAAETEASTPAAANRLIHAREAVAARLPELADPAVLHRRLVELASAERTHAVRPQPVRTRAERRSVLWTRAAVAATCAIGGATTLTLRTAPTHYEAPLAPARAVHGVPPPAAMGPLSHEELSLREKLRHEDGGGPQRLLPLPG is encoded by the coding sequence GTGACGGAGAGTCCTGCCCACCCCCTGCCTCCGCCGGGGGAACGCCGGCGCCTGCGCAAGGCCGCGTCCCTGACGCGGGCCCAGCTCGCCGAGCGGATCGGCGTCGACCGGGCGGCCGTGCGCGCCTGGGAGACGGGGCGCGCCGCTCCGGCCGGCCCGCGGGGCGAGGCGTACGCCCGGTTGCTGGCCGGTCTCGCCCAACCGGGCACCGGTCGGGCGGGCCCGGCCACCGCGCCGTCGGCGTGGGCGCCGGCGCCGGGGGGCCGGGGGGACGCGCAAAGGCCCGCGGCGGTCGGCGGCGGGGCAACGGGCCCGGCGGGCGTGCCGTCCCTGACGCCCGCTCAGGCCTTCGACGCCCTCCACGCGTTCTGCACCCCGGCGCTCGTACGCCAGACCTACCTGCTCACCGGGCGGCGCGGACTGGCGCGGGAGTCCGTCGAGCGGGCGTTCCACCTCGCCTGGCAGCGCTGGCCCGAGGTGGCCCGGGACCGGGACCCGGCCGGGTGGGTGCGGGCGGCGGCGTACGAGTACGCCCTCTCCCCCTGGCACCGTTTCCGCCCCCGCCACCGGCACCCCGAACCCCAGCCCGCCGATCCCGCCCACCGCGCCCTGCTGGACGCGCTGCTGCGGCTCCCGCCGTCCTACCGGCGCACGCTCGTGCTGTACGACGGCGTCGGCCTGGACCTGCCGGAGACGGCGGCGGAGACGGAGGCGAGCACCCCGGCGGCGGCGAACCGGCTCATCCACGCGCGCGAGGCCGTGGCGGCGCGGCTGCCGGAACTGGCCGACCCCGCGGTACTGCACCGGCGCCTGGTCGAACTGGCCTCCGCGGAGCGCACGCACGCCGTCCGGCCGCAGCCGGTGCGCACCCGCGCCGAACGCCGCAGCGTGCTCTGGACCCGGGCGGCCGTCGCCGCCACCTGCGCCATCGGCGGCGCGACGACGCTCACACTGCGCACGGCCCCCACCCACTACGAGGCCCCCCTCGCCCCCGCCCGGGCGGTCCACGGTGTCCCGCCCCCCGCGGCCATGGGCCCCCTGTCCCACGAGGAACTGTCCCTGCGCGAGAAACTCCGTCACGAGGACGGCGGCGGCCCGCAGCGACTGCTGCCCCTGCCCGGGTGA
- a CDS encoding aldehyde dehydrogenase family protein, producing MVDRTERRARATIHAGGDWLEAVSGATREILDPADGRPFAVVAEGDEEDAERAVAAARHAFDHGPWPRTPVAERAALLRRVAALLARDREELGLLESRDAGKTAEEGRVDIDCVADAFRYFADLVAAEPPGRVVDAGSPEVHSVVVHEPVGVCALITPWNYPLLQASWKIAPALAAGNTFVVKPSEITPMTTIALVGLLVEAGLPTGVANLVTGPGRTVGARLAEHPGVDLVSFTGGLASGTEVARAAAPTVKKVALELGGKNPNVVFADACATEEGFDTAVDQALNAAFIHSGQVCSAGSRLIVEESVRDRFVGELARRAQRIRLGRGTEDGVECGPLVSEQQRAKVEEYVASALAEGAVLRCGGKRPSPGPARPGSGYFYEPTVLDACHRGMKVVREEVFGPVLTVETFRTEDEAVFLANDTEYGLAGAVWSADAARARRVAGRLRHGTVWINDFHPYLPQAEWGGFGRSGTGRELGPTGLAEYRETKHVYQNLAPRPVRWFAG from the coding sequence ATGGTGGACAGAACCGAACGGCGGGCCCGGGCGACCATCCACGCGGGAGGTGACTGGCTGGAGGCGGTCTCCGGTGCCACGCGCGAGATCCTCGACCCCGCGGACGGCCGGCCGTTCGCCGTGGTCGCGGAAGGGGACGAGGAGGACGCGGAGCGGGCGGTGGCCGCGGCGCGGCACGCCTTCGACCACGGACCCTGGCCCCGGACCCCCGTCGCCGAGCGCGCCGCGCTGCTGCGCCGCGTCGCCGCCCTCCTCGCGCGCGACCGCGAGGAACTGGGCCTGCTGGAGAGCCGGGACGCGGGCAAGACCGCCGAGGAGGGCCGGGTCGACATCGACTGCGTCGCCGACGCCTTCCGCTACTTCGCCGACCTGGTCGCCGCCGAGCCCCCCGGCCGGGTCGTCGACGCGGGTTCGCCCGAGGTGCACAGCGTCGTCGTGCACGAGCCGGTCGGCGTCTGCGCCCTGATCACACCCTGGAACTACCCGCTGCTCCAGGCCAGCTGGAAGATCGCCCCGGCGCTCGCGGCGGGCAACACCTTCGTGGTCAAGCCCAGCGAGATCACCCCGATGACCACCATCGCGCTGGTCGGACTGCTGGTCGAGGCCGGCCTGCCCACCGGAGTGGCGAACCTCGTCACCGGGCCGGGCCGCACCGTCGGCGCCCGCCTCGCCGAACACCCCGGCGTCGACCTGGTCTCCTTCACCGGCGGCCTGGCCAGCGGCACCGAGGTCGCCCGGGCCGCCGCCCCCACCGTGAAGAAGGTCGCCCTCGAACTCGGCGGCAAGAACCCCAACGTCGTCTTCGCCGACGCCTGCGCCACCGAGGAGGGTTTCGACACCGCCGTCGACCAGGCCCTCAACGCCGCCTTCATCCACAGCGGCCAGGTCTGCTCGGCCGGCTCCCGCCTCATCGTCGAGGAGTCCGTCCGGGACCGCTTCGTCGGCGAACTCGCCCGCCGCGCCCAGCGGATCAGGCTCGGCCGCGGCACCGAGGACGGCGTCGAGTGCGGCCCGCTGGTCTCCGAGCAGCAGCGCGCCAAGGTCGAGGAGTACGTCGCCTCCGCGCTCGCCGAGGGCGCGGTGCTGCGCTGCGGGGGCAAGCGGCCCTCGCCCGGCCCCGCCCGGCCCGGATCCGGCTACTTCTACGAGCCGACCGTCCTCGACGCCTGCCACCGCGGGATGAAGGTCGTCCGCGAGGAGGTCTTCGGACCCGTCCTGACCGTCGAGACCTTCCGCACGGAGGACGAGGCGGTGTTCCTCGCCAACGACACCGAGTACGGCCTCGCGGGCGCCGTGTGGAGCGCCGACGCCGCCAGGGCCCGCAGGGTCGCGGGCCGGCTGCGCCACGGCACCGTCTGGATCAACGACTTCCACCCCTACCTGCCGCAGGCGGAGTGGGGCGGCTTCGGCAGGAGCGGGACGGGCCGCGAACTGGGACCGACCGGGCTCGCCGAGTACCGCGAGACCAAGCACGTCTACCAGAACCTCGCGCCGAGGCCGGTGCGCTGGTTCGCCGGCTGA
- a CDS encoding RDD family protein, which yields MSFGSPNSPYGQPQDPQQGYGQQEYGQPGYGQPGYGQPGYGQQAPQGVPPQQGYGYPQQPGYPQQPGYPQQGGYPGYPQQSGYGAQPPYANWGQRFLGTLVDMLVFLVPYILVIVGKDTPALAGVGALALIGLAIWQLIREGRTGQTIGKKALGIRLVKEDTGQPLGVGMAFVRRLAHFLDSIACYLGWLWPAWDSKRQTFADKVCGSIVVRSH from the coding sequence ATGAGTTTCGGCTCGCCCAACAGCCCCTACGGTCAGCCGCAGGACCCGCAGCAGGGCTACGGACAGCAGGAGTACGGACAGCCGGGATACGGACAGCCGGGGTACGGCCAGCCGGGGTACGGGCAGCAGGCCCCGCAGGGTGTCCCGCCGCAGCAGGGCTACGGCTACCCGCAGCAGCCCGGTTATCCCCAGCAGCCCGGTTATCCCCAGCAGGGCGGCTACCCGGGCTACCCGCAGCAGTCCGGCTACGGCGCCCAGCCGCCCTACGCGAACTGGGGCCAGCGGTTCCTCGGCACCCTCGTCGACATGCTGGTCTTCCTGGTGCCCTACATCCTGGTGATCGTCGGCAAGGACACCCCGGCCCTGGCGGGCGTCGGCGCGCTCGCCCTGATCGGGCTGGCGATCTGGCAGCTGATACGGGAGGGCCGCACCGGTCAGACGATCGGCAAGAAGGCACTGGGCATCCGCCTGGTGAAGGAGGACACCGGCCAGCCGCTGGGCGTCGGCATGGCGTTCGTCCGCCGTCTCGCCCACTTCCTGGACAGCATCGCCTGCTACCTCGGCTGGCTGTGGCCGGCGTGGGACTCCAAGCGCCAGACGTTCGCCGACAAGGTGTGCGGCTCGATCGTCGTCCGCAGCCACTGA
- a CDS encoding bifunctional methylenetetrahydrofolate dehydrogenase/methenyltetrahydrofolate cyclohydrolase — protein sequence MTAQILDGKATAAAIKSDLTVRVAALKEKGVTPGLGTILVGDDPGSQKYVAGKHRDCAQVGIASIQRELPATATQEEIEAVVRELNEDPACTGYIVQLPLPGGIDENRVLELMDPAKDADGLHPTNLGRLVLNEPAPLPCTPNGILTLLRAHGVEIKGAEVVVVGRGVTIGRPMPLLLTRRSENATVTQCHTGTRDLSAHLKRADIIIAAAGAPHLVRAEDVKPGAAVLDVGVSRNAAGKIVGDVHPEVAEVAGWISPNPGGVGPMTRAQLLVNVVEAAERSAG from the coding sequence ATGACCGCCCAGATTCTCGATGGCAAGGCCACCGCAGCCGCGATCAAGTCCGATCTGACCGTCCGCGTGGCGGCGCTGAAGGAGAAGGGCGTCACGCCCGGCCTCGGCACGATCCTGGTCGGGGACGACCCCGGCAGCCAGAAGTACGTCGCCGGCAAGCACCGCGACTGCGCGCAGGTCGGCATCGCCTCCATCCAGCGTGAGCTGCCCGCGACGGCGACCCAGGAGGAGATCGAGGCCGTCGTCCGCGAACTGAACGAGGACCCGGCCTGCACCGGTTACATCGTCCAGCTCCCGCTGCCCGGAGGCATCGACGAGAACCGCGTCCTGGAGCTGATGGACCCGGCCAAGGACGCGGACGGCCTGCACCCGACGAACCTCGGCCGGCTCGTCCTCAACGAGCCCGCCCCGCTGCCCTGCACGCCCAACGGCATCCTCACCCTGCTGCGGGCGCACGGCGTCGAGATCAAGGGCGCCGAGGTCGTCGTCGTCGGCCGGGGCGTCACCATCGGCCGCCCCATGCCGCTGCTGCTCACCCGGCGCAGCGAGAACGCCACCGTGACCCAGTGCCACACCGGCACCCGCGACCTGTCCGCGCACCTCAAGCGGGCCGACATCATCATCGCGGCCGCCGGCGCCCCGCACCTGGTCCGCGCCGAGGACGTCAAGCCGGGCGCCGCCGTCCTGGACGTCGGCGTCTCCCGCAACGCGGCGGGGAAGATCGTCGGTGACGTCCACCCGGAGGTGGCCGAGGTGGCCGGCTGGATCTCCCCGAACCCGGGCGGCGTGGGCCCCATGACCCGGGCGCAGCTGCTGGTCAACGTGGTCGAGGCGGCGGAGCGCAGTGCCGGCTGA
- a CDS encoding DUF6350 family protein produces the protein MTARRPPSSSPPARTRGRSPGLAAGLLGGAVAAGLGLGAIAVLVLALWISSPYPDSGPDGALRTAAALWLLAHGADLVRTGTLSGAPVPVGVSPLLLLALPVWLLYRAARDARDASAEPDGPPPVPAHTAWTGVVLGYLGVGAAATLYCAGGELRPAWASVAFCLPLVVAGAAGAGAWWPARNRPRDFLRGLPPVFPGPVRRLLSGADARARLGTAVRSAGAGTTVLVGGGAVLTGVSLAWHGEAARTSFLQLTEGWTGRLAVLLLGVALIPNAAVWAASYALGPGFVLGAGHPVHPFASDPAPLLPPFPLLAAVPDAGPGTPLNWAAGLVPVAAGMTAGWFVARGSVARGAVVRGAAAPDAPGQEAADGPGKPGRPETDGRPEADGRAEADGWARERPVRWSAGRTTGVLVLTALVSALLVGLLAAQAGGPMGEAALSRFGPVWWQAGGAAGLWVALTGLPVTLTVRAWLVWGRRTRGGGVPARERAATAEGARAPEPARGTERGADGKTVGEGANGSAGRSARAPEPARGTERGADGKTVGEGANGSAGRSARGAGRRAARGAPPADGPSGKRAGTRPATAPGPAEDELYDFLPADDPFPAPWHDELSRVSRWAALRKAAAGAPPERSSPGPAPSPPDGSPAVGGPPPAAGEPSGPQTPRKAPGTAPPPSEPAG, from the coding sequence ATGACCGCTCGCCGACCGCCGTCGTCATCCCCGCCCGCCCGGACGCGCGGCCGCTCGCCCGGGCTGGCCGCGGGCCTCCTGGGCGGTGCGGTCGCCGCCGGACTGGGGCTCGGCGCGATCGCCGTGCTCGTGCTGGCGCTGTGGATCAGTTCGCCGTACCCCGACAGCGGGCCGGACGGCGCGCTGCGCACCGCCGCCGCGCTGTGGCTCCTGGCGCACGGGGCCGACCTGGTCCGCACGGGCACGCTCTCCGGCGCGCCCGTGCCGGTCGGGGTGTCCCCGCTGCTGCTCCTCGCCCTGCCGGTGTGGCTGCTGTACCGGGCGGCGCGGGACGCGCGGGACGCGTCCGCGGAGCCCGACGGGCCCCCGCCGGTCCCGGCGCACACGGCCTGGACCGGGGTGGTGCTCGGCTACCTCGGCGTCGGTGCCGCCGCCACGCTGTACTGCGCCGGCGGTGAACTGCGGCCCGCGTGGGCCTCGGTGGCGTTCTGCCTGCCGCTCGTCGTCGCGGGCGCGGCGGGTGCCGGCGCGTGGTGGCCCGCGCGCAACCGCCCGCGCGACTTCCTGCGCGGTCTGCCGCCGGTGTTTCCGGGACCGGTGCGGCGGCTGCTGTCCGGGGCGGACGCGCGGGCACGGCTGGGTACGGCGGTGCGGTCCGCCGGGGCCGGCACGACGGTGCTCGTCGGGGGCGGGGCGGTGCTGACCGGGGTGTCACTGGCGTGGCACGGCGAGGCGGCGCGGACGTCCTTCCTGCAGCTGACGGAGGGCTGGACCGGGCGGTTGGCCGTCCTGCTCCTCGGGGTCGCCCTCATCCCCAACGCGGCGGTGTGGGCGGCCTCCTACGCCCTCGGTCCCGGCTTCGTCCTCGGTGCCGGGCACCCGGTGCACCCCTTCGCCTCCGACCCCGCCCCGTTGCTGCCCCCCTTCCCGCTGCTGGCCGCGGTACCGGACGCGGGCCCCGGGACACCGCTGAACTGGGCCGCGGGACTGGTGCCGGTGGCGGCCGGGATGACGGCGGGGTGGTTCGTGGCGCGCGGTTCCGTGGCGCGGGGAGCCGTGGTGCGCGGAGCGGCGGCACCGGACGCCCCGGGGCAGGAGGCGGCGGACGGGCCGGGCAAGCCCGGACGGCCTGAGACGGACGGACGGCCTGAGGCGGACGGGCGGGCGGAGGCGGACGGGTGGGCGCGGGAACGACCGGTGCGCTGGTCGGCGGGGCGGACCACGGGCGTGCTGGTGCTGACCGCCCTGGTGAGCGCGCTGCTCGTCGGCCTGCTCGCCGCGCAGGCGGGCGGCCCGATGGGCGAGGCCGCGCTGTCCCGCTTCGGGCCGGTGTGGTGGCAGGCCGGTGGAGCGGCCGGGCTCTGGGTGGCGCTGACCGGGCTGCCGGTGACGCTCACGGTCCGGGCGTGGCTGGTGTGGGGGCGGCGGACGAGGGGCGGCGGGGTGCCGGCACGGGAGAGGGCGGCGACGGCGGAGGGGGCGCGGGCACCGGAGCCGGCCCGCGGGACGGAGCGCGGGGCGGACGGGAAAACGGTGGGGGAGGGCGCGAACGGGAGCGCCGGGCGTTCCGCGCGGGCGCCGGAGCCGGCCCGCGGGACGGAGCGCGGGGCGGACGGGAAAACGGTGGGGGAGGGCGCGAACGGGAGCGCCGGGCGTTCCGCGCGGGGCGCCGGGCGGCGGGCGGCCCGCGGAGCTCCGCCCGCGGACGGCCCGTCCGGGAAGCGGGCGGGGACCCGCCCGGCCACCGCTCCGGGTCCCGCCGAGGACGAACTGTACGACTTCCTCCCGGCCGACGACCCGTTCCCGGCCCCCTGGCACGACGAACTGTCCCGCGTCTCCCGCTGGGCGGCCCTGCGGAAGGCCGCCGCCGGGGCACCGCCGGAGCGCTCCTCCCCGGGCCCCGCGCCGTCCCCGCCGGACGGCTCCCCGGCCGTCGGCGGACCCCCGCCGGCGGCCGGGGAGCCGTCCGGACCGCAAACCCCGCGGAAGGCGCCGGGCACGGCACCGCCGCCGTCCGAACCGGCCGGCTGA
- a CDS encoding DUF3017 domain-containing protein: MVRDAISAPDAQGRPRRVTRRFPLFTRDTARPEGGGRAAPGDAPAPARQWPVLVVLSAVALGLLLAALDLFRAGTLLVGAALLAGAVMRWTLPGVGMLAVRSRFTDIVTYGVLGLAIALLAMMAQPSPWLEIPFLKDTLHFTLTK, translated from the coding sequence ATGGTCCGTGACGCGATCAGCGCCCCCGACGCCCAGGGGCGCCCGCGCCGGGTGACGCGCCGCTTCCCGCTGTTCACCCGGGACACCGCGCGGCCGGAGGGCGGTGGACGGGCCGCCCCGGGCGACGCCCCGGCACCCGCCCGGCAGTGGCCGGTGCTCGTCGTGCTGTCCGCGGTCGCGCTCGGCCTGCTGCTGGCCGCGCTCGACCTGTTCCGCGCCGGCACCCTGCTGGTGGGCGCGGCCCTGCTGGCCGGCGCGGTCATGCGCTGGACGCTGCCCGGTGTCGGCATGCTCGCGGTCCGCTCGCGCTTCACGGACATCGTGACCTACGGCGTCCTCGGCCTCGCGATCGCCCTGCTGGCGATGATGGCCCAGCCCAGCCCATGGCTGGAGATCCCGTTCCTGAAGGACACCCTGCACTTCACGCTCACCAAGTAG
- a CDS encoding malate dehydrogenase, which produces MTRTPVNVTVTGAAGQIGYALLFRIASGQLLGADVPVRLRLLEITPALKAAEGTAMELDDCAFPLLQGIDITDDPNVAFDGANVALLVGARPRTKGMERGDLLEANGGIFKPQGKAINDHAADDIKVLVVGNPANTNALIAQAAAPDVPAERFTAMTRLDHNRALTQLAKKTGATVADIKRLTIWGNHSATQYPDIFHATVAGKNAAEVVNDEKWLAEDFIPTVAKRGAAIIEARGASSAASAANAAVDHVHTWVNGTAEGDWTSMGIPSDGSYGVPEGLISSFPVTTKNGTYEIVQGLDINEFSRARIDASVKELAEEREAVRGLGLI; this is translated from the coding sequence ATGACCCGCACTCCCGTGAACGTCACCGTCACCGGCGCGGCCGGCCAGATCGGTTACGCCCTGCTCTTCCGCATCGCCTCCGGCCAGCTGCTCGGCGCGGACGTGCCGGTCAGGCTGCGCCTGCTGGAGATCACCCCGGCGCTGAAGGCCGCCGAGGGCACGGCCATGGAGCTGGACGACTGCGCGTTCCCGCTGCTGCAGGGCATCGACATCACGGACGACCCGAACGTGGCCTTCGACGGCGCCAACGTGGCCCTCCTCGTGGGCGCCCGCCCGCGCACCAAGGGCATGGAGCGCGGTGACCTCCTGGAGGCCAACGGCGGCATCTTCAAGCCGCAGGGCAAGGCGATCAACGACCACGCCGCGGACGACATCAAGGTCCTCGTCGTCGGCAACCCGGCCAACACCAACGCGCTCATCGCGCAGGCCGCGGCGCCGGACGTCCCGGCCGAGCGCTTCACCGCGATGACCCGCCTCGACCACAACCGCGCGCTGACCCAGCTCGCGAAGAAGACCGGGGCGACGGTCGCCGACATCAAGCGCCTGACCATCTGGGGCAACCACTCCGCCACCCAGTACCCGGACATCTTCCACGCCACCGTCGCCGGCAAGAACGCCGCCGAGGTCGTCAACGACGAGAAGTGGCTGGCCGAGGACTTCATCCCGACCGTCGCCAAGCGCGGCGCGGCCATCATCGAGGCCCGCGGCGCCTCGTCGGCCGCGTCCGCCGCCAACGCCGCCGTCGACCACGTGCACACCTGGGTCAACGGCACGGCGGAGGGCGACTGGACGTCGATGGGCATCCCGTCCGACGGCTCCTACGGCGTCCCGGAGGGCCTGATCTCCTCCTTCCCGGTCACCACCAAGAACGGCACGTACGAGATCGTCCAGGGCCTGGACATCAACGAGTTCTCCCGCGCCCGCATCGACGCCTCCGTCAAGGAGCTGGCGGAGGAGCGCGAGGCGGTGCGCGGCCTCGGCCTCATCTGA
- the purH gene encoding bifunctional phosphoribosylaminoimidazolecarboxamide formyltransferase/IMP cyclohydrolase, with product MTATAESTKRPIRRALVSVYDKTGLEDLARGLHEAGVELVSTGSTAGRISAAGVPVTRVEELTGFPECLDGRVKTLHPKVHAGILANLRLDSHRAQLAELGVEPFDLVVVNLYPFRETVASGASDDECVEQIDIGGPSMVRAAAKNHPSVAVVTSPERYADVLAAVRGGGFDLAARKRLAAEAFQHTAAYDVAVASWFASSYAPVDESPFPDFLGTTHERKHTLRYGENPHQPAALYAAGGPAGGLAGAEQLHGKEMSYNNYTDTDAARRAAYDHDEPCVAIVKHANPCGIAVGADVAEAHRKAHACDPLSAFGGVIAVNRPVSREMAEQVAEIFTEVIVAPDYEEGALEALTRKKNLRVLKAPDGSGDRVEVRHIDGGVLLQVTDRLQADGDDPANWTLASGEPLDAGELKELVFAWKACRAVKSNAILLAKDGASVGVGMGQVNRVDSCKLAVERAGEERARGSYAASDAFFPFPDGPEILIGAGVRAIVQPGGSIRDELVVEAAGKAGVTMYFTGTRHFFH from the coding sequence GTGACCGCCACCGCCGAGAGCACCAAGCGGCCCATCCGCCGGGCGCTCGTCAGCGTCTACGACAAGACCGGGCTGGAAGACCTCGCGCGCGGGCTGCACGAAGCCGGGGTCGAGCTGGTGTCCACCGGGTCCACGGCCGGCCGCATCTCCGCCGCCGGCGTCCCCGTCACCCGGGTCGAGGAGCTGACCGGCTTCCCCGAGTGCCTGGACGGCCGGGTGAAGACCCTGCACCCGAAGGTGCACGCGGGCATCCTCGCCAACCTGCGCCTGGACAGCCACCGCGCGCAACTCGCCGAGCTGGGCGTCGAACCGTTCGACCTGGTCGTCGTCAACCTCTACCCCTTCCGGGAGACCGTCGCCTCCGGCGCCTCGGACGACGAGTGCGTGGAGCAGATCGACATCGGCGGCCCGTCCATGGTCCGCGCCGCCGCCAAGAACCACCCCTCGGTCGCCGTCGTCACCAGCCCCGAGCGGTACGCCGACGTCCTCGCCGCCGTCCGGGGCGGCGGCTTCGACCTCGCCGCCCGCAAGCGGCTCGCCGCCGAGGCCTTCCAGCACACGGCCGCGTACGACGTCGCGGTCGCCTCCTGGTTCGCCTCCTCCTACGCGCCCGTCGACGAGTCCCCCTTCCCGGACTTCCTCGGCACCACCCACGAGCGCAAGCACACCCTGCGCTACGGCGAGAACCCGCACCAGCCCGCCGCCCTGTACGCGGCCGGCGGCCCGGCGGGCGGCCTCGCCGGCGCCGAGCAGCTGCACGGCAAGGAGATGTCGTACAACAACTACACGGACACGGACGCCGCCCGCCGTGCCGCGTACGACCACGACGAGCCCTGCGTCGCGATCGTCAAGCACGCCAACCCGTGCGGCATCGCGGTCGGCGCGGACGTGGCCGAGGCGCACCGCAAGGCGCACGCCTGCGACCCGCTGTCCGCGTTCGGCGGGGTCATCGCCGTCAACCGGCCGGTCAGCAGGGAGATGGCCGAGCAGGTCGCGGAGATCTTCACCGAGGTCATCGTCGCCCCGGACTACGAGGAGGGGGCCCTGGAGGCCCTCACCAGGAAGAAGAACCTCCGGGTGCTGAAGGCCCCCGACGGTTCCGGCGACCGGGTGGAGGTCAGGCACATCGACGGCGGTGTCCTGCTCCAGGTCACCGACCGCCTCCAGGCCGACGGCGACGACCCGGCCAACTGGACGCTGGCGTCGGGCGAGCCGCTGGACGCCGGGGAGCTGAAGGAGCTGGTCTTCGCCTGGAAGGCGTGCCGCGCGGTGAAGTCCAACGCGATCCTGCTCGCCAAGGACGGCGCCTCGGTCGGCGTCGGCATGGGCCAGGTCAACCGCGTCGACTCCTGCAAGCTGGCCGTCGAGCGGGCCGGCGAGGAGCGCGCCCGCGGTTCCTACGCGGCCTCCGACGCCTTCTTCCCCTTCCCCGACGGCCCCGAGATCCTCATCGGCGCCGGGGTGCGGGCGATCGTCCAGCCGGGCGGCTCGATCCGTGACGAACTCGTCGTGGAGGCCGCCGGGAAGGCGGGCGTGACCATGTACTTCACGGGCACGCGCCACTTCTTCCACTGA
- the purN gene encoding phosphoribosylglycinamide formyltransferase: MAATPPGRAAKRLVVLVSGSGTNLQALLDEIERTGAEAYGARVVAVGADREGVEGLARAERAGLPTFVCRVRDHDTRAQWDAALAGAVAAYEPDLVVSAGFMKIVGKEFLARFGGRFVNTHPALLPSFPGAHGVRDALAYGAKVTGCTVHFVDDGVDTGPIIAQGVVEIRDEDDESALHERIKEVERRLLVEVVGRLARNGHRIEGRKVVIQ, encoded by the coding sequence GTGGCCGCCACCCCTCCTGGCCGAGCGGCCAAGCGCCTCGTCGTGCTGGTCTCCGGATCCGGTACCAACCTGCAGGCGCTGCTGGACGAGATCGAGCGCACCGGAGCCGAGGCGTACGGCGCCCGGGTCGTCGCCGTGGGGGCCGACCGCGAGGGCGTCGAGGGGCTCGCCCGCGCCGAGCGCGCCGGGCTGCCGACCTTCGTGTGCCGGGTGCGGGACCACGACACGCGGGCGCAGTGGGACGCCGCCCTCGCCGGGGCGGTGGCCGCGTACGAACCCGACCTCGTGGTCTCCGCCGGGTTCATGAAGATCGTCGGCAAGGAGTTCCTCGCACGGTTCGGCGGGCGGTTCGTGAACACGCACCCGGCCCTGCTGCCCAGTTTTCCCGGCGCCCACGGCGTCCGTGACGCGCTCGCGTACGGCGCCAAGGTCACCGGCTGCACCGTCCACTTCGTCGACGACGGCGTCGACACCGGGCCGATCATCGCGCAGGGCGTGGTCGAGATCCGGGACGAGGACGACGAGAGCGCGCTGCACGAGCGCATCAAGGAAGTCGAGCGAAGGCTGCTCGTCGAGGTCGTGGGGCGGCTCGCCCGCAACGGCCATCGCATTGAGGGACGAAAGGTAGTTATCCAGTGA